CGCGCTCCACCGCCGTAAGGCCCAGCGGGCGCTTCAGCAGGAAGCACACCAAGTTGTAGGAAGCCTGCACGATAACGGCGGCCAGGCAGGAAAGCATGAAGCCGGCGCGCAGGTCGTCGGTGAGCTCCACCTGAAAGGCGGAAATGATCATGCAGGGGCTCACGACGTAGAGCGAAAGCAGCGACACGCCATGGCTGTGCTCGGGTTTCGCGATGCCCGTTTTCACGAGTGCGAACCCCATGGCCATGATGATGAAGAGGGTAAATATGTTCCATGCAAGCGTAAGACTGAGCATGGGGCAATGATACGGCATGTCTGCGCGAGCGCGAGACCACACCACGGAAATGTTCGGCTAAGTTCATCTACTGCAGGCAGTCGAACAGCCGCGGAGCGGCCATTGCGCAGGTTTCCGCCATGAATTCCGGCCGCGCTCACTCCGTTGACGCATCGGGCGATGTGTTCATTGACGCTGCGTCAACGAGGGGCGTATATTCGAGCCATCAGGGTTGACACAGCGTCAATGGAGAGGGGCCATGGCAATGATCGACCAGATCGAAATCACCGATTCGCCAGACCGTCGTGCGGAAATCGTATCCGCCGCGCGCACCCTCTACGAAGAGCGCGGTATGGCGCATACCACCGTGAAGAGCATCACCGCCGCCGTGGGAGTTACGCGCAGCTTGTTCTACCACTACTTTCCCGACAAGGACGCCGTGACCGAAGCGGTCCTGGACGACTACGTCGAGGAGTTTCGCGAGATGGTGGAGCTCTGGAACGACAACCGCGAACCGGGCAACGTGCGCAAGGCGCTTCACGATTGCATCCGCATGCTCAAGCGGGGCGTCTTCGACAACGGATCGTTCCGAACAGATTTGGCCCACAACGAAAACGCAAGCCTCTACCTGCGTTTCCTCTCCCGCTCGGCCGACGTACTCGCGCGCTACCTCACTAACACCACCGCCGTGGCCTACGCGCAGAGCCATCACTTGGAAATCGAGCATGTATACGAGATGTTCTACATGCTCATCATGGGTATGGTCGCATTCATCCGCAGCCATCCAAACGCGTCCGACGAGGTCCTGGAAAGCCTCGTCGCGCAGACGCTGCATCTTGATCTAGGGGACAACGAGTAGCACGGTAGAC
This genomic stretch from Denitrobacterium detoxificans harbors:
- a CDS encoding TetR/AcrR family transcriptional regulator; the protein is MAMIDQIEITDSPDRRAEIVSAARTLYEERGMAHTTVKSITAAVGVTRSLFYHYFPDKDAVTEAVLDDYVEEFREMVELWNDNREPGNVRKALHDCIRMLKRGVFDNGSFRTDLAHNENASLYLRFLSRSADVLARYLTNTTAVAYAQSHHLEIEHVYEMFYMLIMGMVAFIRSHPNASDEVLESLVAQTLHLDLGDNE